The Lewinellaceae bacterium genome has a segment encoding these proteins:
- a CDS encoding T9SS type A sorting domain-containing protein: MKKVFFFTLLSLLFVISLNAQLEQQYEIRQNAPVWVQMMYNNPEDPEEVIKAYTAYYNQHEFIKNKHTQYYKRWLRSISRSDILLPYGKDQPRKNKENIDDYLSRSLALQQLKSPTSEWECIGPFDFDIEAAGRSYAPGAAHVYTVERAFSNHDVLYAGTATAGMWKSTDGGENWTLLTQNILIGGIKSIEIDPTNPNVVYFGASGSLCKTTNGGNSWVIMGTSTLGSNHDINDIVTHPENHEVLFLSSNQGLFKTTNAGEQWETIMTGSFQEIEFHPANPNIIYTIKQVDNKTEFYKSVDGGITFATIANNGWPFPPEGAEQKRVEIAVTPADSNRIYALATGSVNGGSGLYGIYVSEDAGDNWSFRCCGEQPGGEPAEDNINMMGWDKNGLDDGGQYYYDLALAVDPENADKVHVAGVNQWISNDGGYTFTCPAKWSEPAEPGYVHADIHDIRYYEDEIWAACDGGIFISTDDGSHFTKKMAGIAGSDFWGFGAGFHGNIMLGGAYHNGTLLKDEDTYINGWICTGGGDGVRGFVNFGNNRLAYDDREGRILTGNREADFGYFEFDLLPNSSYIVGESSDMTFDPRFYNTIYTGHETELVKTTNNGKTFETIHDFGAKVTSIEIPWGDPQTIYVVTYAGWWDAKKIWRSNDGGNSWTEITPPSSLLNGNEWVPWDISVSSNNPDIIWAARTSQYGDTNLDGHRVYQSTNGGTTWLNITTPVLDGEAITNIVHQKGTDGGVYLGTRRAVYYKNNTLSDWELFNANLPLNTFSTKLVPYYWGNQLRNATNRSVYEVELYEHSNPMAQISVDKTRLNCFDNTVQFVDHSVLDGNSATWSWSFPGGIPETSTEQNPVVTYDIPGSYAVSLVVTDEFGTSSQAYTDFIHFEDHVEAPDFSEDFEAGLDEYWILYNANNSFNWNVIDINTGVDCAPTQCMYVDHFNINQPNHEAELITPNIDLTNMKVAILHYDYAYARWGSGYEDGFRVDISTDCGQSWSELYYAFGTDLTTIEDQSDWWQPGDCSEWSVDNMLDLSDFTGSIVNIRFVAINGWGNNFFLDNVNITDLMVGTEEVNISSRMEVFPNPSKGNFYVRHNMENAELSLIGMDGKLILNQKTGKEKIPFDLELPQGVYQLQLKNGQEILTKRLVVSGN; the protein is encoded by the coding sequence ATGAAAAAGGTCTTCTTTTTTACTTTACTTTCCCTATTGTTTGTAATTTCTTTAAATGCCCAACTTGAGCAGCAATATGAGATCAGGCAAAATGCTCCGGTGTGGGTACAAATGATGTATAACAATCCTGAGGATCCTGAAGAGGTTATTAAAGCCTACACAGCTTATTACAATCAACATGAGTTCATCAAAAACAAGCATACTCAGTATTATAAAAGATGGCTTAGGTCTATATCAAGATCCGACATCCTCCTCCCCTATGGAAAAGATCAACCGAGAAAAAACAAAGAAAATATTGATGATTATCTGAGCAGGTCTTTAGCGTTGCAACAATTAAAATCCCCTACTTCCGAATGGGAATGTATTGGTCCCTTCGACTTTGACATAGAAGCGGCCGGGAGAAGTTATGCGCCGGGAGCCGCCCATGTTTACACCGTTGAAAGAGCATTTTCCAATCATGATGTTCTTTATGCAGGAACAGCTACGGCAGGTATGTGGAAAAGCACAGACGGCGGAGAAAACTGGACCTTACTGACGCAGAATATCTTGATTGGAGGCATTAAGTCCATAGAAATCGATCCAACCAATCCCAACGTCGTATATTTCGGAGCTTCAGGAAGTCTTTGTAAAACCACCAACGGAGGCAATTCATGGGTGATTATGGGAACATCCACACTGGGCAGCAATCATGACATCAACGACATTGTTACTCACCCGGAAAACCATGAAGTCCTTTTTCTTTCCTCCAACCAGGGGCTATTTAAAACCACTAATGCTGGTGAACAGTGGGAAACCATCATGACAGGCAGTTTCCAGGAAATCGAATTTCACCCGGCTAATCCCAACATTATCTATACCATTAAACAGGTTGACAATAAAACTGAATTCTATAAATCCGTGGATGGGGGCATCACCTTCGCCACAATAGCCAACAATGGATGGCCATTCCCCCCGGAAGGCGCTGAACAAAAGAGAGTTGAAATTGCGGTTACCCCTGCCGATTCGAATAGGATTTATGCCCTTGCAACAGGTTCTGTTAATGGAGGGAGCGGACTCTATGGCATTTATGTCAGTGAAGACGCCGGAGACAATTGGAGCTTCCGTTGCTGTGGTGAACAGCCCGGAGGAGAACCCGCCGAAGACAACATCAATATGATGGGATGGGACAAAAACGGCCTGGATGACGGCGGGCAATATTATTATGACCTTGCTCTGGCCGTTGATCCGGAAAATGCCGACAAGGTCCATGTGGCAGGAGTCAATCAATGGATCTCCAACGACGGCGGATATACTTTTACCTGCCCTGCCAAATGGTCTGAACCTGCTGAACCGGGATATGTTCATGCCGATATTCACGATATCCGGTATTACGAAGATGAAATCTGGGCCGCCTGTGACGGAGGAATATTTATTTCTACTGACGATGGTAGCCATTTCACCAAGAAAATGGCAGGCATTGCGGGAAGTGATTTTTGGGGATTTGGTGCCGGTTTTCATGGAAATATCATGCTTGGAGGTGCCTACCACAATGGCACCCTGCTCAAAGATGAGGATACTTATATCAATGGCTGGATCTGTACCGGTGGCGGAGACGGGGTAAGGGGGTTTGTCAACTTCGGAAACAATCGCCTGGCTTACGATGATCGGGAGGGACGTATTTTAACCGGAAACAGGGAAGCTGATTTCGGATATTTTGAGTTTGATCTGCTGCCAAACAGCTCATATATCGTAGGAGAATCGAGTGATATGACGTTTGACCCACGATTCTACAATACCATTTACACAGGACATGAAACCGAATTGGTCAAAACGACCAATAACGGGAAAACATTTGAAACCATACACGACTTTGGGGCCAAGGTCACTTCAATAGAAATTCCCTGGGGCGATCCTCAAACGATTTATGTTGTAACTTATGCCGGATGGTGGGATGCCAAAAAAATATGGAGAAGCAATGATGGCGGAAACTCCTGGACAGAAATAACCCCGCCTTCTTCCTTGCTCAACGGCAATGAATGGGTGCCCTGGGATATTTCTGTAAGCAGTAATAATCCCGACATCATCTGGGCGGCACGTACTTCACAATATGGAGATACCAACTTAGATGGCCACCGGGTTTACCAATCGACAAACGGTGGGACCACCTGGCTCAATATTACCACGCCTGTCCTCGACGGAGAAGCCATTACCAATATTGTCCATCAAAAAGGAACTGATGGTGGCGTTTATCTTGGAACAAGGAGGGCTGTTTATTACAAAAACAACACGCTTTCAGATTGGGAGTTGTTCAATGCCAATCTGCCCCTGAACACATTCTCAACAAAACTGGTTCCCTACTACTGGGGCAACCAGCTACGGAATGCAACGAACAGGAGTGTTTATGAGGTCGAACTGTACGAGCATTCGAATCCGATGGCGCAAATTTCGGTGGACAAGACCAGGTTGAATTGTTTTGACAACACTGTACAATTTGTAGATCATTCGGTACTTGACGGAAATAGTGCCACCTGGTCATGGTCTTTCCCCGGCGGAATTCCCGAAACTTCAACAGAACAAAACCCTGTGGTGACTTACGATATCCCGGGTAGTTATGCGGTCTCTTTGGTGGTTACCGACGAATTTGGAACCAGCAGCCAGGCCTATACCGATTTTATCCACTTTGAAGACCACGTTGAAGCTCCTGATTTTTCAGAAGATTTTGAAGCCGGCCTCGATGAATACTGGATTTTATACAATGCCAATAACTCTTTTAACTGGAATGTTATCGACATCAACACCGGTGTTGATTGTGCCCCCACCCAATGTATGTACGTCGATCATTTTAATATCAATCAACCCAATCATGAAGCGGAACTCATTACGCCGAATATTGACCTGACCAATATGAAGGTAGCCATCCTTCATTATGATTATGCCTATGCAAGATGGGGGTCAGGGTATGAAGACGGGTTCAGAGTGGATATTTCAACAGACTGCGGACAATCCTGGTCGGAGCTTTATTATGCCTTTGGCACAGACCTGACTACAATAGAGGATCAATCGGACTGGTGGCAACCCGGGGATTGTTCCGAATGGTCCGTTGATAACATGCTCGACCTGAGTGATTTTACAGGATCAATAGTAAATATCCGGTTTGTGGCCATCAATGGGTGGGGCAATAATTTCTTTTTGGATAATGTAAATATCACTGACCTGATGGTAGGTACTGAAGAGGTTAATATCTCCTCAAGAATGGAAGTTTTTCCAAATCCTTCAAAAGGAAATTTTTATGTCCGGCACAATATGGAAAATGCTGAACTGAGCCTGATCGGGATGGACGGGAAATTGATACTCAATCAAAAAACGGGTAAAGAAAAAATACCATTTGACCTAGAACTTCCTCAGGGCGTTTATCAGTTACAATTGAAAAACGGACAGGAAATACTGACCAAAAGATTGGTCGTTTCGGGTAATTAA
- a CDS encoding IS110 family transposase, with protein sequence MKQSDRFVGIDISKDSFDVCVLSQGALLEESRFNNDAQGWQKFAKNLSDQDLCIIEATGSYHVGLALYLVEHDKRVSVVNPLRVKYFSRLNLKRAKTDRVDAYVIAQYGQVFKPESWTAPPTHLRQLQQLMTVSAQLTKQKTALINQQKNFELVPDPSKEALEIIKCQIVKLEKHLQEIQCLINNSIKEHYKELEASLRSIPGLGPKTVATLILITGGFTKFGSYKALIAYVGLAPRTYESGVSVKGASHICKLGSSYLRKLLYECALSAKRFNPVCKELFERLYIAKKKPFKVAMIAVANKLLKIAFTIAITGQKFDPEYRLKHYFAK encoded by the coding sequence ATGAAACAATCTGATCGTTTTGTAGGAATTGACATATCAAAAGATAGTTTTGATGTCTGCGTTTTATCACAAGGGGCTCTATTAGAAGAAAGCCGTTTTAATAATGATGCTCAAGGTTGGCAAAAGTTTGCTAAAAACCTTAGTGATCAGGACTTATGCATAATAGAAGCAACGGGATCTTATCATGTAGGGTTGGCATTATATTTAGTTGAGCATGATAAACGTGTTAGTGTAGTCAACCCTTTGCGTGTAAAGTATTTTTCTCGATTGAATCTCAAGAGGGCAAAAACAGATAGGGTAGATGCTTATGTTATTGCCCAGTATGGCCAAGTATTTAAGCCTGAAAGTTGGACAGCTCCACCGACACATTTAAGACAACTTCAACAGTTAATGACAGTTTCTGCACAATTAACAAAACAAAAGACGGCATTAATCAATCAACAAAAAAACTTTGAACTTGTACCAGACCCCAGTAAAGAAGCCCTTGAAATAATAAAGTGCCAAATAGTAAAATTAGAGAAACATTTACAAGAAATACAATGCCTTATCAATAATAGCATTAAAGAACATTACAAAGAATTAGAGGCTTCTTTACGATCAATTCCCGGTTTAGGTCCCAAAACGGTAGCCACCTTAATCCTAATAACTGGAGGCTTTACCAAGTTTGGATCATATAAAGCTTTGATAGCCTATGTGGGGTTAGCTCCTCGGACATACGAGTCAGGAGTAAGTGTTAAGGGAGCTTCACACATCTGCAAGTTAGGGTCATCCTATCTTCGAAAGTTACTTTATGAATGTGCTTTAAGTGCCAAAAGGTTTAACCCTGTATGTAAGGAACTATTTGAAAGACTCTATATTGCAAAGAAAAAACCATTTAAAGTAGCCATGATTGCGGTGGCCAATAAGTTGCTGAAAATCGCTTTCACTATAGCTATAACTGGACAAAAATTTGATCCGGAATACAGACTAAAACATTATTTTGCCAAATAA
- the prfB gene encoding peptide chain release factor 2 (programmed frameshift): MTSDQLKELKRRLALLGRYLDIPERKIQIEEKEQLSLNPDFWNDSKEAERILKELKGHKNWVAKYEAVEAYIDDAEILYDYYKEGEATEEEVEAQYEKAVETLDDAEFRSTLNRPEDELGVILEVNAGAGGTEACDWAAMLLRMYIRYGERQGFKVSTLNIQDGDVAGIKSGEIEIEGDFAYGLLKGENGVHRLVRISPFNSQGKRMTSFASVFVHPRIDSTIEVEINPADLSWDTFRSSGAGGQHVNKTESAVRVRHIPSGIVVECQKERSQHMNREHALTMLKSRLYEKELEKQREERDVVESGKMKNEWGSQIRSYVLDDRWVKDLRTGYKLTNPDKVLDGEIEGFLKALLMHHEE, encoded by the exons ATGACTTCAGATCAATTGAAGGAATTAAAACGCCGTTTGGCTTTGCTGGGGAGGTATCTT GACATCCCTGAACGCAAAATTCAAATAGAAGAAAAAGAGCAACTGTCGCTCAACCCGGACTTTTGGAACGATTCAAAGGAAGCGGAGCGTATTCTTAAAGAATTAAAGGGGCATAAGAATTGGGTCGCCAAATACGAGGCTGTTGAAGCCTATATTGATGATGCCGAGATCTTATACGATTATTACAAAGAAGGCGAAGCTACCGAAGAAGAAGTTGAGGCTCAATACGAAAAAGCAGTCGAAACTTTGGATGATGCTGAATTCCGGTCTACCCTGAATCGTCCCGAGGACGAATTAGGAGTGATTCTGGAGGTAAATGCCGGCGCAGGAGGAACTGAAGCCTGCGATTGGGCTGCCATGCTGCTGCGTATGTACATTCGTTATGGGGAAAGGCAGGGATTTAAAGTGTCCACTTTAAATATCCAGGATGGGGATGTGGCCGGTATTAAATCCGGTGAGATCGAAATTGAAGGTGATTTTGCTTATGGCCTGCTTAAAGGAGAGAATGGTGTTCACCGGCTGGTAAGGATAAGTCCGTTTAACTCACAGGGCAAAAGAATGACCTCCTTTGCTTCTGTTTTCGTGCATCCGAGAATTGATTCTACTATTGAGGTGGAGATCAATCCCGCAGACCTCAGCTGGGATACATTCCGGTCGAGTGGAGCAGGTGGACAGCATGTCAATAAAACAGAATCAGCCGTGAGGGTTCGACATATTCCCTCAGGGATTGTAGTGGAATGCCAAAAGGAACGTTCCCAGCATATGAACAGGGAACATGCCCTGACCATGTTGAAATCCAGGTTATACGAAAAAGAGCTGGAAAAACAACGCGAAGAGCGGGATGTCGTCGAATCCGGGAAAATGAAAAACGAATGGGGATCACAGATTCGATCCTATGTTCTGGATGACCGCTGGGTTAAAGACCTTCGGACGGGCTATAAGCTGACCAATCCGGACAAAGTGCTCGACGGAGAAATTGAAGGGTTCCTGAAAGCCCTGCTCATGCATCACGAAGAATAA
- a CDS encoding FKBP-type peptidyl-prolyl cis-trans isomerase, whose product MKFRLLFFLSLFLMIWACGNEGEEATVTPAGYKYVMHTQNEGAKANPGDYVYFHAQTRNGDKVMNSSRQSGRGTRPFLQITSETPANQQISPVQELLRIMSVGDSVTIYIPLDTLLPEQKPVGFKDADFMLYDMVMLEIKTQEQFQAAKEEQRVAGLAKVAETKARFGEVKALAEDDLNRLKSGALDKDLIVTESGLKLYFHEKTDKDLPPPGVFVKAQYVGMLMDGTIFDNSFQRGEAISFQLGQGGVIPGWEEAFLLIPEGSKALIFIPYNLAYGASGNPPVIPEKSDLVFYIELEKVN is encoded by the coding sequence ATGAAATTCAGATTATTATTTTTTCTGAGCCTTTTCTTGATGATTTGGGCTTGTGGGAACGAAGGGGAGGAAGCCACCGTCACTCCTGCCGGGTATAAATATGTGATGCATACCCAAAATGAAGGGGCAAAAGCCAATCCGGGCGATTACGTTTATTTCCATGCTCAAACACGTAACGGCGACAAAGTGATGAATTCCAGCCGCCAGAGCGGGCGTGGCACCAGGCCTTTTCTGCAAATTACGAGTGAGACTCCGGCAAATCAACAGATTTCTCCTGTACAGGAACTTTTAAGGATTATGAGTGTTGGAGATAGTGTAACCATTTACATTCCTTTGGATACCCTTTTGCCGGAACAAAAGCCAGTGGGATTCAAGGATGCAGATTTTATGTTGTATGATATGGTAATGCTTGAAATCAAAACTCAGGAGCAATTCCAGGCCGCTAAGGAGGAACAGAGGGTCGCAGGTTTGGCAAAGGTGGCCGAAACCAAGGCTCGTTTCGGGGAAGTTAAGGCATTGGCAGAGGACGACCTCAACCGGCTTAAATCAGGAGCACTTGACAAAGACCTGATCGTGACTGAAAGTGGGTTGAAGTTGTATTTTCATGAAAAAACAGATAAAGACTTACCGCCTCCGGGCGTTTTTGTTAAAGCACAATATGTTGGGATGCTGATGGACGGAACTATTTTCGATAACTCTTTTCAAAGGGGAGAAGCCATTTCATTTCAACTGGGGCAAGGTGGTGTGATTCCCGGATGGGAAGAAGCATTTTTGCTAATCCCTGAAGGTTCAAAAGCGCTGATATTTATTCCCTATAATTTAGCTTACGGGGCTTCAGGGAACCCACCGGTAATCCCGGAGAAATCGGATTTGGTATTTTATATTGAATTAGAAAAAGTAAATTAA
- a CDS encoding bifunctional oligoribonuclease/PAP phosphatase NrnA has product MENLKQLKELLNMPRDIVIVSHRNPDGDAIGSSLALFHYLKQYGHVIKILVPSEYPDAFSWMPNIDDIIIFDSDPDRSEEVVKKAELVFCLDFNSLDRIDRLGEMIAANKHCKIAMIDHHLYPEPFSDFTLSDETASSTSELIFDFIEMLGDKAGLNKTIGESIFTGILTDTGSFKYSTSPKLFRIVAELLELGVDDYLLQDLIFNTRKEKELRLLGFCLYHRMEVLPEHNAALITLTKEDYVEFDIQRGDTEGVVNFLLTMKNINIAAFITEQPKIVKISLRSKGDISVQQIATKYFKGGGHKNAAGGFAYNTLPTTVKRFKEALAEMESLANDK; this is encoded by the coding sequence ATGGAAAATCTCAAACAATTAAAAGAATTGCTCAACATGCCCAGGGATATTGTAATCGTATCCCACCGCAATCCGGATGGGGATGCTATCGGTTCTTCCCTCGCACTCTTTCATTACTTGAAGCAGTATGGCCATGTGATCAAAATTTTGGTTCCCTCCGAATATCCGGATGCTTTTTCGTGGATGCCAAATATTGATGATATCATCATTTTTGATTCAGATCCTGATAGATCGGAAGAGGTGGTCAAAAAAGCTGAGTTGGTTTTCTGCCTCGATTTTAATTCCCTGGATCGTATCGACAGGCTTGGGGAAATGATCGCCGCCAATAAACATTGTAAAATTGCGATGATCGATCACCATTTGTATCCGGAACCTTTTTCAGATTTTACCCTTTCAGATGAAACGGCCAGTTCCACCTCTGAACTCATTTTTGATTTTATCGAGATGCTGGGAGACAAGGCCGGGCTGAATAAAACAATAGGAGAGAGCATTTTTACGGGGATTCTTACCGACACAGGCTCCTTTAAATACAGCACCTCCCCAAAATTATTCAGGATCGTAGCGGAATTACTTGAGTTAGGGGTGGATGATTATTTGTTGCAGGATCTTATTTTTAATACAAGGAAAGAAAAGGAGCTGAGATTGTTGGGTTTCTGTCTGTATCATCGTATGGAGGTATTGCCGGAGCATAACGCTGCTTTGATCACTTTGACCAAAGAAGATTATGTCGAATTTGATATTCAACGTGGTGACACGGAAGGGGTGGTCAACTTTTTGCTTACCATGAAAAACATCAATATTGCCGCTTTTATTACCGAACAACCTAAAATCGTCAAAATCTCCCTTCGCTCCAAAGGAGATATCAGTGTACAACAAATTGCTACCAAGTATTTTAAAGGAGGAGGACACAAAAATGCCGCTGGGGGGTTTGCCTACAATACGCTTCCCACAACGGTAAAGCGTTTTAAAGAAGCATTAGCTGAAATGGAATCCCTGGCCAACGACAAGTAA
- a CDS encoding nucleoside-diphosphate kinase: MAGNRTFTMIKPDAVKAGHIGAILAKINEGGFRIVAMKLTHLSTQKAGEFYAVHKARPFYGELVEFMSSGPIVAAILEKDNAVEDFRTLIGATNPAEAAPGTIRALFAKSIGENAVHGSDSDENAVIEGSFHFAGTEMF, translated from the coding sequence ATGGCTGGAAACAGAACATTTACAATGATCAAACCCGATGCTGTAAAAGCCGGGCATATCGGTGCGATTCTCGCAAAAATCAATGAAGGCGGTTTCAGAATTGTCGCCATGAAACTGACCCATCTTTCTACCCAGAAAGCCGGTGAGTTTTATGCGGTCCACAAAGCCCGTCCTTTTTACGGAGAACTGGTGGAGTTCATGTCTTCAGGACCTATTGTTGCTGCAATCCTGGAAAAAGACAATGCAGTGGAGGATTTCAGAACCTTAATCGGGGCCACAAATCCTGCTGAAGCAGCGCCAGGCACCATCCGTGCCCTTTTTGCGAAGAGCATCGGTGAAAATGCTGTCCACGGTTCTGACTCTGATGAAAATGCTGTCATTGAAGGCAGTTTTCACTTTGCAGGAACGGAGATGTTTTAA